The proteins below come from a single Mesobacillus jeotgali genomic window:
- a CDS encoding carbohydrate ABC transporter permease gives MTFRNKVSKIGVYIAIVILALVFAAPFLYTLYTSFIPIKYVNTFTGFENWTFDNYKTFFTGDAYNVSKWLLNTVIMTGIILIGNLIINPMAAYALAKLDFFGKKLIFWIVVVTMMIPYHMILIPVYVNMAKLGWLNSFAALTIPFLFQAIYIFMLRQFFIGVPNELIEAARMDGLTKMGAFWRIVYPLSKPVLITVAILTFAGTWNSYLIPSTLANTPEKYVLVVGLNSVKDMFFENTPLIMAGVVLTTLPILVFFFVFQKQYMEGVSNSGLKG, from the coding sequence ATGACTTTTAGAAATAAAGTATCGAAGATAGGCGTCTATATTGCGATTGTAATTCTTGCTTTAGTTTTTGCTGCTCCATTTTTATATACTCTGTATACTTCTTTCATTCCAATTAAGTATGTTAATACATTTACAGGATTCGAAAACTGGACCTTTGATAACTATAAGACCTTTTTCACAGGTGATGCATACAACGTATCGAAATGGCTTTTAAATACGGTTATCATGACTGGAATCATTCTGATTGGAAACCTGATCATCAATCCAATGGCAGCATATGCCCTGGCGAAACTGGACTTTTTCGGCAAAAAATTGATTTTCTGGATTGTCGTTGTGACAATGATGATTCCGTACCATATGATTTTGATTCCTGTATATGTGAACATGGCGAAGCTAGGCTGGCTCAACTCTTTTGCAGCCTTGACGATTCCGTTTCTTTTTCAAGCAATCTATATTTTCATGCTCCGACAGTTTTTCATCGGGGTTCCGAATGAATTAATAGAAGCAGCGCGAATGGATGGCCTGACTAAGATGGGGGCCTTCTGGAGAATAGTTTATCCACTGTCAAAGCCTGTCCTGATTACAGTTGCAATTCTAACCTTTGCGGGAACCTGGAACAGTTACCTGATTCCAAGCACGCTCGCCAATACACCTGAAAAATATGTACTTGTTGTCGGTCTGAACAGTGTCAAAGACATGTTCTTTGAAAACACGCCATTGATTATGGCTGGTGTTGTACTGACTACCTTGCCGATCCTTGTATTCTTCTTTGTCTTCCAGAAACAGTATATGGAGGGTGTTTCGAATTCAGGGCTTAAAGGTTAA
- a CDS encoding carbohydrate ABC transporter permease, giving the protein MLKAETYTGRNKVEKQTARSRFSLRSLADSDQFVGWVFSLPFLILWGWWFFYPFMESFVRSFQEVNFMDLSQAKFIGLQNYVNILHDPQFYQALGNSLKIVLIAVPVQTVLGLVMAVLVNQKIKGKGLFRTVFFIPYITSQIALTTVAMMLFKENTFVTKFFAAFGMENVTWFASTEYALLFVTMLFIFQQVGFTMIVYLSALQEISKELYEASVIDGANAWQKFRYITVPMLRPVTFFVVSVGTILGFQIFDQIAAISRYGALGSPAGATSTVITYFYQHGIRYMNLGYGSAAVVIFFFIIMFITVLQKKLLDDKE; this is encoded by the coding sequence ATGTTGAAGGCAGAAACATACACCGGCAGAAATAAAGTCGAAAAACAGACAGCTAGATCTCGTTTCTCTTTAAGGTCACTGGCAGATTCGGACCAATTTGTCGGATGGGTATTCTCACTTCCATTTTTGATTTTATGGGGCTGGTGGTTCTTTTACCCCTTCATGGAATCGTTCGTAAGAAGCTTCCAGGAAGTCAATTTCATGGATTTGAGCCAGGCGAAATTCATTGGGCTACAAAACTACGTTAACATCCTGCATGATCCACAATTTTACCAGGCACTTGGCAATTCCCTTAAAATTGTTTTGATTGCTGTACCAGTCCAGACTGTTTTGGGACTTGTGATGGCGGTACTGGTCAATCAAAAGATCAAAGGAAAAGGACTTTTCCGGACGGTCTTTTTCATCCCTTATATCACTTCACAAATTGCACTGACAACTGTTGCGATGATGCTTTTTAAAGAAAATACATTTGTCACGAAGTTTTTCGCAGCATTCGGCATGGAAAATGTGACATGGTTTGCAAGTACGGAATATGCGTTATTATTTGTCACTATGTTGTTTATCTTCCAGCAGGTTGGATTTACGATGATCGTCTATCTTTCTGCTTTGCAGGAAATTTCCAAAGAATTATATGAAGCAAGTGTCATCGATGGAGCAAATGCCTGGCAGAAATTCCGCTACATCACCGTACCAATGTTAAGACCTGTGACATTCTTTGTCGTATCAGTAGGGACAATCCTCGGCTTCCAGATCTTCGATCAGATAGCGGCAATTTCAAGATATGGCGCTCTCGGCTCGCCGGCAGGAGCGACAAGCACGGTCATTACGTATTTCTATCAACACGGTATCCGCTATATGAATCTGGGATATGGTAGTGCGGCTGTTGTCATTTTCTTCTTTATTATTATGTTTATAACTGTACTGCAGAAAAAATTATTGGATGACAAGGAGTGA
- a CDS encoding ABC transporter substrate-binding protein encodes MFKKTAILAIALMMLLVTGCGNSNKENESGSGSAGEKQTVTMGFWGAAEDLKLYKDAAAKINEVNKDFQLEIKQYPSSEQFWDTLPAEIAAGVAPDFIKVSNEGAYEYISKGLFTPLDEFIGSEELDMSVFNENVVDVWKVDDKQYGIPNTMNAAMFFINEDMWKEAGLGEYPTTWDEVYEAAEKLTKDEVSGIGINLHPYHITNYLKSYGGGWNYGENIDSEENVKALDFVLKMYEEDLAVTPKELGLGWDGEVFANEKAAMTTGGYWYKAFLKDANPDLKYAVLPIPEGTEKGSSMISDAYVLLKDSKNKEAAVQAAYKLTSEEVQQQFMAIGHNPSRTALSEQYFKENPEFKEIEKALEYSTDWEYPDNTKMFTDKLAEELEAKVLGGNDKSAKDILESIQQSVK; translated from the coding sequence ATGTTTAAAAAGACAGCTATTTTAGCGATTGCCTTAATGATGCTGCTTGTAACGGGCTGCGGAAATTCTAATAAGGAAAATGAAAGCGGTTCCGGTTCTGCTGGCGAAAAGCAGACTGTAACAATGGGATTTTGGGGAGCAGCAGAGGATTTGAAGCTGTATAAAGATGCGGCTGCTAAGATTAATGAAGTAAATAAAGATTTTCAGCTGGAAATTAAACAATATCCAAGCAGTGAGCAGTTCTGGGACACTCTTCCTGCAGAAATAGCTGCAGGTGTAGCACCTGATTTTATCAAAGTATCCAACGAAGGAGCTTATGAGTATATTTCCAAAGGGTTATTCACTCCACTGGATGAGTTCATTGGTTCTGAAGAATTAGATATGAGTGTTTTTAATGAGAATGTTGTAGACGTATGGAAGGTAGACGACAAGCAGTATGGTATTCCAAACACAATGAATGCAGCGATGTTCTTCATCAATGAAGATATGTGGAAGGAAGCTGGATTGGGCGAATATCCAACGACATGGGATGAAGTATACGAAGCAGCTGAAAAGCTAACCAAAGATGAAGTAAGTGGGATCGGCATCAATCTGCATCCATACCATATCACAAACTATCTGAAGAGCTATGGCGGCGGTTGGAATTACGGTGAGAATATTGATTCTGAAGAAAACGTAAAAGCATTGGATTTTGTATTGAAAATGTATGAAGAAGATTTGGCAGTGACCCCTAAAGAGCTTGGCTTAGGCTGGGACGGCGAAGTATTCGCGAATGAAAAAGCGGCAATGACAACAGGTGGTTACTGGTACAAGGCTTTCCTCAAGGATGCGAATCCAGATTTGAAATATGCAGTACTTCCTATTCCTGAAGGAACTGAAAAAGGAAGCAGCATGATCTCTGATGCTTATGTCCTTTTGAAGGATTCCAAGAACAAAGAAGCTGCGGTACAGGCTGCTTACAAACTGACTAGTGAAGAAGTACAGCAGCAATTCATGGCTATTGGACATAATCCATCAAGGACAGCTTTATCAGAGCAGTATTTCAAAGAGAATCCAGAGTTCAAGGAAATCGAAAAGGCACTTGAATACAGCACGGATTGGGAGTATCCCGATAACACAAAAATGTTCACTGACAAGTTAGCTGAAGAACTTGAAGCTAAAGTTCTAGGCGGCAATGATAAGTCAGCTAAAGACATTCTGGAAAGTATCCAGCAGTCAGTTAAATAG
- a CDS encoding response regulator, with protein MKILIVDDEPLVRVGIKSSYDWEGNGYEIAGEAEDGEKALRMIEEVKPDIVILDIKMPRLDGLQVLEEIQQRKIETYVIVLSSFDDLDHVKKAMKLGAKDYFHKPTMNGTLIAEALKQFKVDQVKAGDSDNSATMANGALNELLNGSLDIEKGMLAVKERNLSVLLIKVKNYSQVIKRYQNDDRGFLKKSFMNLMKEIISKEKETELLDMNEEEYVLVISQSQSRSAQECQERISKLTAFMVNSIKRLMNIDIVVGVSDQVHAFRDVRQAYSQARTALQAAFYDSAKMVFFYQRENGNGEEQCLEDANAFISRLKGLLSQGSRNEFLEVLSKWHDFLKDTRCICDQDLKKIYKGFLFIMLDGEEEYFRTEREIDEMASFEELSAYFTKKADDENESAGNLSPITKNILNYIKVNYQQDISLKKLADEFNVSPNYVSKLFNKEMERGLLDYLNEIRVEKAKKLLNEYPYKIYEVAEMVGFNSQVHFNIVFHKYVGMSPKEYRKSSL; from the coding sequence GTGAAAATTTTGATTGTGGATGATGAACCTCTAGTAAGGGTCGGTATCAAGTCCAGCTATGATTGGGAAGGAAATGGATATGAAATTGCCGGCGAAGCTGAAGATGGGGAGAAGGCGTTAAGAATGATCGAGGAAGTCAAGCCCGATATTGTCATCCTCGATATAAAAATGCCTAGGCTGGATGGTTTGCAGGTGCTGGAGGAAATCCAGCAAAGGAAGATCGAAACCTATGTGATTGTCCTGAGCAGCTTTGACGATCTCGACCATGTGAAAAAGGCGATGAAGCTGGGTGCTAAGGATTATTTCCACAAACCAACAATGAACGGTACTTTAATTGCTGAGGCTCTAAAGCAGTTTAAGGTTGATCAAGTAAAAGCAGGGGACTCTGACAACAGTGCCACAATGGCAAACGGAGCACTAAATGAGCTTTTGAATGGCAGCCTGGATATAGAAAAGGGCATGCTGGCTGTGAAAGAACGAAATCTTTCGGTTCTCTTGATAAAAGTGAAAAATTACTCACAAGTCATCAAAAGGTATCAAAATGACGATAGAGGGTTTTTAAAAAAATCATTCATGAATTTAATGAAAGAAATCATCTCCAAGGAAAAGGAAACAGAGCTTCTTGACATGAATGAGGAAGAATATGTGTTGGTGATAAGCCAGAGCCAGAGCCGCAGTGCTCAGGAATGTCAGGAAAGAATCAGTAAATTAACAGCATTTATGGTGAATTCAATCAAACGTTTGATGAATATTGATATCGTTGTTGGAGTAAGCGATCAGGTTCATGCTTTTCGCGATGTTAGACAAGCGTATTCACAGGCGAGAACAGCGTTACAGGCTGCTTTTTATGATTCTGCCAAAATGGTGTTTTTCTATCAAAGAGAAAATGGGAATGGGGAAGAGCAATGCCTGGAAGATGCGAATGCATTTATATCCAGGCTAAAAGGGCTTCTGAGTCAAGGGTCAAGGAATGAATTCCTCGAAGTGCTTTCAAAATGGCATGATTTTCTTAAGGATACAAGATGTATCTGTGATCAGGACCTAAAAAAAATTTATAAAGGCTTCTTATTTATCATGCTGGATGGGGAAGAAGAGTATTTTCGGACGGAAAGAGAGATTGATGAAATGGCCAGCTTTGAGGAGCTTTCGGCTTATTTTACAAAAAAAGCGGATGATGAAAATGAATCTGCCGGAAATCTCAGTCCAATCACCAAAAACATCCTCAATTATATTAAAGTGAATTATCAGCAGGATATATCATTGAAAAAGCTGGCAGATGAGTTTAATGTCAGTCCGAACTACGTCAGCAAGCTATTCAATAAGGAAATGGAAAGGGGCTTGCTTGATTACTTGAATGAAATCAGGGTCGAAAAGGCTAAAAAGCTCCTGAATGAATATCCATATAAAATTTATGAAGTAGCAGAGATGGTCGGCTTTAACAGCCAGGTTCATTTTAATATTGTTTTTCATAAATACGTCGGGATGTCCCCGAAAGAATACCGTAAAAGCAGCCTGTGA
- a CDS encoding sensor histidine kinase, whose product MQQVSVGDLDVRVGLTGGDIGRISKTIDAMLEQIRSLISRIYLEESEKRKLEMLAMQSQIRPHFMYNTINAIKWMAKMQGASGIEEALNSFSSVIKFTAKTEGDFVTVREETDFIKDYIQILDLRYFNKFDVHYDIDENVLEYKTLKFLLQPLVENAVFHGFDKIEDKGMLEIKVGQEDGRLIFVIKDNGIGIPDELLDDSHSIQKLNSIGISNIQKRIELNFGKEYGLFLSSEKNQGTVAKIVLPIMK is encoded by the coding sequence ATGCAGCAGGTATCTGTAGGTGACCTGGATGTAAGAGTTGGATTGACCGGAGGGGATATAGGGAGAATCAGTAAAACCATTGATGCTATGCTGGAGCAAATCAGAAGCTTGATTTCGAGGATTTACCTGGAGGAGTCGGAAAAAAGGAAGCTGGAGATGCTGGCCATGCAATCCCAAATTCGCCCTCACTTCATGTACAATACAATCAATGCGATCAAGTGGATGGCTAAAATGCAGGGAGCAAGCGGAATAGAAGAAGCGTTGAATTCATTCTCCTCCGTCATTAAGTTTACCGCAAAGACAGAAGGTGACTTTGTAACGGTGAGGGAAGAGACTGATTTTATTAAAGATTATATTCAAATCCTTGATTTACGATATTTTAATAAGTTTGATGTTCACTATGATATTGATGAAAATGTCCTTGAATACAAGACATTAAAGTTCCTCCTTCAGCCATTGGTCGAGAATGCTGTCTTCCATGGGTTTGATAAAATTGAAGATAAAGGCATGCTGGAAATTAAAGTTGGCCAGGAGGATGGTCGGCTCATTTTTGTTATAAAAGATAATGGAATCGGAATACCTGATGAACTGCTCGACGACAGCCATTCTATCCAAAAGTTGAATTCGATTGGAATCAGCAATATTCAAAAACGGATTGAATTAAATTTTGGAAAGGAATATGGATTGTTTTTATCAAGTGAAAAGAATCAGGGAACAGTGGCGAAAATAGTGCTGCCGATTATGAAATAA
- a CDS encoding DUF5348 domain-containing protein: MKSRWKEMNYNEELDCWVVFWGDNAGYKMRCGEWFDLHLGNGKTLSCRLELGRDWYIFTGRNDVKFYLKKNETYQVDL; this comes from the coding sequence ATGAAAAGCCGTTGGAAAGAAATGAATTACAATGAAGAGTTGGATTGTTGGGTTGTATTTTGGGGGGACAATGCTGGTTATAAGATGCGATGTGGAGAATGGTTTGATCTTCATCTAGGTAATGGCAAGACTCTTTCCTGCCGTCTGGAACTGGGTAGGGATTGGTATATTTTCACTGGTCGTAACGACGTAAAGTTCTATCTTAAGAAAAACGAGACGTACCAAGTTGACTTGTAA
- a CDS encoding ExeA family protein has protein sequence MFEAFYEMDYTPFARDLPTDQLYDSSMMQEILGRLKYTAERQLFAVLSGDSGTGKTTTIRKFVDKLDKRKFHILYLSDSKLTPRHFYKGLLEQLGSEAKFYRGDAKRQLHREIELMKGIRGLQPVVVVDEAHLLDREMLEEVRFLLNFKMDSQSPMALILVGQSELWDRLRLQSYAAIRQRIDIQFQLGHLDRAQVEEYVSRHLRYAGVDQPIFSDGALDEIHRFSGGAARLIDKLCTHSLLYGSQNGRRIIDDHMIKQVIQGELS, from the coding sequence GTGTTTGAAGCCTTCTATGAAATGGATTACACACCTTTCGCCAGAGATCTTCCGACTGATCAATTGTATGATTCCTCGATGATGCAAGAAATCCTTGGAAGGCTGAAGTACACAGCTGAAAGACAGCTTTTCGCCGTTCTGAGTGGGGATAGTGGTACTGGAAAGACTACGACCATCCGTAAGTTTGTGGACAAATTGGATAAAAGGAAATTCCATATCCTTTACCTGTCTGACTCTAAGTTAACACCTCGGCATTTTTACAAAGGTCTTCTGGAACAGTTAGGCTCCGAAGCGAAGTTTTACCGGGGAGATGCAAAACGGCAGCTTCATCGTGAGATTGAATTAATGAAAGGCATACGAGGGCTACAACCTGTGGTGGTAGTGGATGAAGCCCATCTTCTGGACCGTGAAATGCTTGAAGAGGTTCGTTTCCTACTGAACTTCAAAATGGATTCGCAAAGCCCGATGGCGCTTATCCTTGTCGGTCAAAGTGAATTATGGGATCGACTTCGGCTCCAATCATACGCAGCCATACGCCAAAGAATCGATATCCAATTTCAGCTAGGACATCTCGATCGTGCCCAAGTTGAAGAATATGTTTCTAGGCACCTTCGTTATGCCGGAGTTGACCAACCAATATTCTCTGACGGGGCTCTCGATGAAATCCATCGGTTTTCTGGTGGTGCCGCAAGGCTCATAGATAAACTCTGCACGCATAGTCTACTCTATGGCTCACAAAATGGCCGAAGGATCATTGACGACCATATGATCAAGCAAGTCATCCAGGGTGAACTTTCATGA
- a CDS encoding DDE-type integrase/transposase/recombinase, whose amino-acid sequence MSDHKKSEELAVQRFQLISPLLAEGLDAGKVKELRDQIAKASGLSERTIRRYLAQFQVDGFGGLKPQGRKGAQKSEAIPPHLLEQAILLRKEVPSRSVAQIIQILEWEGLAEPGQIKRSTLQEKLTEKGYSTRHMRLYSQTGVAARRFQKRHRNQLWQSDIKYGPYLPIGPNGMKKQVYLVAFIDDATRFVLHAAFYPTLDSRIIEDAFRQAIQKYGVPEAVYFDNGKQYRTKWMSRTCSKIGTRLTYTRPYSAESKGKIERFNRVIDSFISEAVIEKPNTLDRLNELFQVWLTECYQNKPHSALGEKISPETAFRSDKKAIRFIDPDTLSNAFLHCETRKVDKSGCISFMDQKYEVGLTFIGRQVEVVYDPANIEELTIEFEGHIPWKAKKLVIGERAGKRPALPEHLQVQDVESSRLLKAAERKNQERQTEQKPAVTFRAVWKEDDSRV is encoded by the coding sequence ATGAGTGATCATAAGAAATCAGAAGAATTGGCAGTGCAGCGTTTTCAGCTGATATCCCCTTTATTGGCAGAGGGGCTTGACGCTGGGAAAGTAAAGGAGTTAAGAGACCAGATAGCGAAGGCTAGCGGTCTTTCTGAAAGAACCATCAGGCGATATTTGGCTCAATTTCAGGTAGATGGGTTTGGAGGACTAAAGCCGCAAGGAAGAAAAGGTGCTCAAAAGTCTGAGGCTATCCCTCCTCATTTATTGGAACAGGCAATCCTTCTGCGTAAGGAAGTGCCGAGCCGGAGCGTGGCTCAAATCATACAGATACTCGAGTGGGAAGGGTTGGCTGAACCAGGGCAGATCAAAAGGTCAACGCTCCAGGAAAAGCTCACTGAAAAAGGTTACAGCACACGGCATATGCGACTCTACTCCCAGACAGGAGTAGCTGCCAGGAGATTTCAGAAGCGACATCGCAACCAACTCTGGCAATCAGATATCAAGTATGGCCCTTACCTGCCAATTGGTCCGAATGGAATGAAGAAACAAGTATATCTTGTCGCCTTTATCGACGACGCCACCAGATTTGTGCTTCACGCAGCTTTCTACCCTACTTTGGATTCAAGGATCATTGAAGATGCCTTTCGGCAGGCCATACAAAAGTATGGTGTTCCAGAAGCTGTTTATTTTGATAATGGAAAGCAATATCGAACCAAATGGATGTCGCGTACCTGCTCAAAAATAGGCACCCGCCTTACATACACAAGGCCATACTCAGCTGAATCAAAAGGGAAAATTGAACGCTTTAACAGAGTAATAGATTCATTCATAAGTGAGGCTGTCATCGAAAAACCCAATACACTTGATCGTCTGAATGAGCTTTTCCAAGTGTGGCTGACAGAGTGTTATCAGAATAAGCCTCATTCTGCACTTGGGGAGAAAATCAGCCCGGAAACGGCATTTCGTTCAGATAAGAAAGCGATTCGGTTCATCGATCCGGATACGTTGAGTAATGCATTTCTCCATTGTGAAACGAGGAAAGTTGATAAATCAGGATGCATCAGTTTCATGGATCAAAAATATGAGGTGGGCCTGACATTCATTGGACGACAGGTTGAAGTTGTTTATGACCCTGCGAATATCGAGGAGCTAACCATTGAGTTCGAGGGTCATATTCCATGGAAAGCCAAGAAGCTGGTCATTGGGGAAAGAGCTGGGAAGCGTCCTGCATTACCTGAGCACCTGCAGGTGCAGGATGTAGAATCTTCAAGACTATTAAAGGCAGCTGAACGAAAGAACCAGGAACGTCAAACTGAACAGAAACCTGCCGTGACCTTCCGTGCCGTTTGGAAGGAGGATGATTCTCGTGTTTGA
- a CDS encoding DUF6431 domain-containing protein, with translation MKTLLLEFLVRGAGRIPSPCCGKDMLVRGTKNRKAKDHTGQSKTYNIRRMQCTNCQTIHHELPDLLIPYKRYEAECIEDVLTNPSTHIVAAEDSTLSRWHGWFHQLMDYWIGCLNSIMIRTNQGKIPQDVTSKCSGTALQRIGRLVGDANGWLTRIVRPIANINLWLHTRSAFIVQ, from the coding sequence TTGAAAACACTCTTACTGGAGTTTTTAGTTAGGGGTGCGGGGAGGATCCCTTCCCCTTGCTGTGGTAAAGACATGTTGGTTAGAGGTACAAAGAATCGAAAAGCCAAGGATCATACAGGTCAGAGTAAAACATATAACATCCGAAGAATGCAGTGCACCAATTGTCAGACCATCCATCATGAACTTCCAGATTTATTGATTCCTTATAAACGCTATGAGGCTGAATGTATCGAAGACGTTCTTACGAACCCATCCACCCACATTGTTGCTGCCGAAGATTCCACTCTTTCAAGATGGCACGGTTGGTTTCATCAATTAATGGATTATTGGATCGGCTGTTTGAACTCCATCATGATCAGGACCAACCAGGGAAAGATCCCCCAGGATGTTACGTCCAAATGTTCAGGGACCGCACTTCAAAGGATAGGACGCTTGGTAGGAGATGCCAATGGATGGCTGACAAGAATTGTCCGGCCCATCGCAAATATAAATTTATGGTTACACACCCGTTCCGCATTCATTGTCCAATAG
- the istB gene encoding IS21-like element IS643 family helper ATPase IstB, producing the protein MNKTVHELQDQFRQLRLSETAEELPQLLREAEKASWTYLEFLESLTRYELAKREAKSLDKRMKWARFPFVKSLDEFELEGQNVLTARQLKQLRELSWLEQQYNLILLGPPGIGKTYIAIGLGLEAVYRGFNVYFATMGELVQLLKTEEYLNKSKVQLKRIRNADLMIIDDLMYMAMDQREANLFFHLINHLYERSSIILTSNKSPDEWGNLIGDQGITTAILDRLLHRVEVVHGGEDEESHRMKNRKSIFSAEV; encoded by the coding sequence ATGAACAAGACGGTGCATGAATTACAAGATCAATTTCGTCAGTTACGCTTATCTGAGACTGCGGAGGAGCTGCCACAGCTTCTTCGCGAAGCTGAGAAAGCATCTTGGACTTACTTAGAATTCTTAGAATCTCTTACGCGTTATGAATTAGCAAAACGTGAAGCAAAAAGCCTTGATAAAAGAATGAAATGGGCACGCTTCCCTTTCGTGAAGTCATTAGATGAGTTTGAACTGGAAGGTCAAAACGTTCTGACAGCACGACAGCTAAAACAACTCAGAGAGTTAAGCTGGCTGGAACAACAATACAACTTAATTCTACTAGGGCCACCTGGCATTGGAAAAACGTACATCGCAATCGGACTAGGACTCGAAGCCGTTTACAGAGGATTCAATGTTTACTTCGCTACAATGGGTGAGCTTGTACAGCTATTAAAGACAGAAGAATACTTGAATAAATCTAAAGTCCAACTCAAACGGATTAGAAATGCCGATCTTATGATTATCGATGATTTGATGTACATGGCGATGGATCAGAGAGAAGCAAACTTATTCTTTCATTTAATTAATCATTTATACGAACGAAGTTCGATCATCCTTACCTCAAATAAAAGTCCAGATGAATGGGGTAATTTAATTGGAGATCAAGGCATTACGACAGCTATTTTGGACCGTTTGCTTCATCGTGTTGAAGTCGTACATGGTGGCGAGGATGAGGAAAGTCATCGGATGAAAAACCGAAAAAGCATTTTTTCAGCAGAAGTGTAA
- a CDS encoding cache domain-containing protein, whose amino-acid sequence MKRIKGFQNLTLKYKLTIAFSSFIIIPFLAVGGTLSWLYLDSNRNTTLSAASQNNDQIIKNIDTTLNSIFRLTMYPFHDQEIFEILRKDYSKLEEPGYERSKDFDRVNAMIQNNILLYSDVIDSVTIYHMKDKSIIGRSNVQYVNYDYLKNGYLKEPYIREILSKNGEHVTIGVHQERMTNKKEHVVSVGRSIIDPYTNESIGIILVNIDIGKLKQLWSSIQFTENTELYLLDQNNRVIYSNEKTEIGHHANTIFKEDIEYEDPLEEVSVNGKKSFLLSSASDISGWRTVTVIPKSELFQLLNTILKLMVTIIVVGLILSIVAAIYIATSITKPLKVLEDKML is encoded by the coding sequence ATGAAACGAATAAAAGGCTTTCAAAACTTAACCTTAAAATATAAACTGACCATCGCTTTTTCAAGCTTTATCATCATCCCTTTTCTGGCAGTGGGTGGAACTCTATCATGGCTTTATTTAGATTCCAACAGGAATACGACACTTTCTGCTGCGAGCCAGAATAATGATCAGATCATTAAGAACATCGATACGACGCTGAATTCGATTTTTCGATTAACAATGTATCCGTTTCATGACCAGGAGATATTTGAGATTCTTCGAAAAGATTATTCTAAGCTTGAGGAGCCAGGATATGAGCGGTCCAAAGATTTTGATAGGGTAAATGCTATGATCCAAAATAATATTCTCTTGTATTCTGATGTCATCGATTCCGTTACTATTTATCATATGAAGGATAAAAGCATCATTGGCAGGAGCAATGTCCAATATGTGAATTATGATTACCTGAAAAATGGATATCTGAAAGAACCTTATATAAGGGAGATTCTAAGTAAGAACGGGGAACATGTTACGATAGGTGTTCATCAGGAAAGGATGACAAATAAGAAAGAGCATGTCGTATCGGTTGGACGCTCAATCATTGACCCCTATACAAATGAAAGTATAGGAATTATTCTTGTGAATATTGATATCGGCAAGCTTAAGCAGTTATGGAGCAGCATTCAGTTCACAGAAAATACTGAGCTTTATTTGCTTGATCAAAACAATAGGGTGATATACAGCAATGAAAAGACCGAAATCGGCCATCATGCCAATACAATTTTTAAGGAGGATATCGAGTATGAAGATCCGCTGGAGGAGGTATCAGTCAATGGGAAAAAATCATTTCTCCTATCTTCTGCCTCGGATATCTCAGGCTGGAGAACTGTGACTGTTATCCCAAAGAGTGAATTGTTTCAGCTGCTCAATACTATATTGAAACTGATGGTCACAATTATTGTCGTCGGTCTTATTCTCTCCATTGTGGCAGCGATTTACATTGCGACGAGTATTACAAAGCCGCTGAAGGTACTCGAGGATAAAATGCTGTAG